DNA from Arthrobacter sp. FW305-BF8:
GTCAGCCTGTTCGTCCGTGGCGAGCACCTCCACGCGGATCTTGGGCAGCAGGTCCACGTTGTACTCGGCGCCGCGGTAGACCTCGGTGTAGCCGCGCTGCCGGCCGTAGCCGCTGGCCGCACTGACCGTCAGGCCCTGGACCCCGTAGGCCTCCAGGCCTTCGCGGATCGATTCGAGCTTCTCCGGACGAACGATTGCTGTGATCAGTTTCATGCCCCCACGCTTTCCTTACCTGTTGCTGCTGCTGTGTTCTTGCCGTCGCTGCCTGCGGGAACAGCGTCGGTGCCGCTGGTCTGCCCGCCGGTGATCAGCTCGTGCAGGGGCTGGAAGCTGCCCCCGTGGCCGCCGACGCCGAACTCGTAGGCGGTTTCTGCGTGCAGGCTGAGGTCCACGCCCACGGCTTCCTGCTCCTGGGAGACCCGGAAGCCCATCGTCTTGTGGATGGCCACTGCGATAATCGCGGTCAGGACAGCCGAGTAGGCGATGGCGATGCCGGCTGCGGCCAGCTGGGCCCAGAGCTGGGCGAAGCCGCCGCCGTAGAAGAGGCCGCCGCCGACGCCGTCGGCCGGAAGGGCGATGAAGCCGAGGGCAACGGTGCCGATGATGCCGGAAACGAGGTGGACGCCGACGACGTCCAGTGAGTCATCGAAGCCCCAGCGGAACTTGAGGCCGACAGCGAGGGCCGAGGCCACACCGGCGACAACGCCGAGTCCAAGGGCACCGACCGGGCTGACGTTTGCGCAGGCCGGGGTGATGGCGACCAGACCGGCGACCACACCGGAGGCAGCACCCAGCGAGGTGGGGTGGCCATCACGGACGCGTTCGGTGACCAGCCAGCCGAGCATGGCCGCAGCCGGAGCAGCCAGGGTGTTGACCCAGATCAGGCCGCCCTGCTCCGCGGTGGTGGCGGCGCCGCCGTTGAAGCCAAACCAGCCGAACCACAGAATGGCCGCGCCGAGCATGACGAACGGGATGTTGTGCGGGCGGTGGTTCGGGTCCTTGCCGAAGCCCTTGCGGTTGCCGATGATGAGGACCAGGATCAGCGCGGCCACACCGGCGTTGATGTGGACCACGGTGCCGCCGGCGAAGTCGATCGCGGGGCCGAGAGCCTTGCCGATGGCGCCCTCGGGTCCGAAGAGGCCGCCGCCCCAGACCATGTAGGCGAGGGGGCAGTACACCAGCGTGACCCAGACGGGCACGAAGACGCTCCAGGCGCCGAACTTTGCGCGGTCCGCGATGGCGCCGCTGATGAGGGCGACAGTGATGATCGCGAACGTGGCCGCGTAACCGACCTTGATGAGGCCGTCAGGGGTGGTGATGCCCTCGAGGCCGAACGTGGCGAACGGGTTCCCGACAATCTGCAGGAATCCCTCGCCGGAGCTCATCGATGCGCCCCAGAGTACCCACACCACGCCGACCATGCCGATGGAGATGAAGCTCATCATCATCATGTTCAGTGCTGCCTTGGCGCGCGTCATGCCGCCGTAGAAAAATGCCAGACCTGGTGTCATGAACAGCACGAGTGCCGCCGCCACCATGAGCCATACGTGACCTGCGGTAAGTTCCATGGTGCACGTCCTCTCTTGATCGAATGCTGCGGAGTGATCCGCCTGCCCAACGCCTTTTTGCGTCCTGGACCAAGTTTTGCCCCGGTGTGTTTCGCTGGCGGAGGATTTAGATTGCCGGTCTGTTACAACAACCTCCCTGACGTAAATGGTGCATATCCTGCTTGTTACGGTTATGTTTCATCGCCCCCAAACGCCCGCCGTGCCTGTTCAGCAAGGATCCGCCGCTTCATGAGCCCACTCCCCCGTAATGCCGCGGGCAAACTTCGTTTCACCGCGGTCCGCCGCGCCGACGGCGCTCCGCTGCCCCGTGACATCAAGGTGATGCTTGTCGCAGCCTTCCTGATTGCCCTGGGCTTTGGCCTGGTGGCGCCGGTGCTGCCGCAATTCGCCACCACGTTCGACGTCGGCGCGACGGCCGCCGCTGTCATCGTCAGTATCTTTGCTCTCATGCGGCTGCTGTTCGCCCCCGCCGGCGGCGCCCTTATCGGCAGGCTCGGCGAGCGTCCGGTCTACGTCGCTGGACTGCTCATCGTGGCGGCGTCCACGGCCGCCTGCGCCTTCGCCCAGAGCTACTGGCAGCTGCTGGTGTTCCGCGGGCTTGGCGGTGCCGGATCGGTCATGTTCACGGTGGCATCGATGGCGCTGGTCATCAGGCTGGCCCCACCGGAGAGCCGCGGCCGGGTGTCCGGCGCGTACGCGTCGGCGTTCCTGATCGGCAACGTCTGCGGGCCCATCGTCGGCGGCCTGCTCGCCGGCTTCGGCCTGCGCATCCCGTTCCTGGCCTACGCCGGCGCGCTCGTTCTGGCTGCCCTGGTGGTGCAGACGCAGCTCAGCCATGTTCCCGGCTCTGCCCGCGGCCAGGCAGCGGCTGCGCCGGCCATGAAACTCGGCGAGGCCTTCGGCGACAGCGCCTACCGGGCAGCCATGCTCTCCAGCTTCGCCAACGGCTGGGCTACTTTCGGTGTGCGCATGGCCACGGTGCCGCTGTTTGCCGTTACGGCCCTGAACTCCGGGCCCGGGGCGGCGGGCTGGGCGCTGGCAGTCTTCGCCGCCGGGAATGCCCTCGCCCTGACCGTGTCGGGCCGGCTGGCCGACAGCCTGGGCAGGAAGCCGATGATGGTGGCGGGGCTCGTGGTCACGGGCGCGGCGACGGCCGGGATTGGCCTGACTCAGGGGCTGGGGTGGTTCCTGGCCGCCTCGATGCTGGCGGGAGTGGGAGCGGGAATGCTCAATCCCGCGCAACAGGCGGCGGTTGCCGATGTGATTGGCCGCGAACGTTCCGGCGGACCTGTACTGGCGGCCTACCAGATGACCTCGGACATCGGTGCCATCCTTGGGCCGGTGCTCGTCGGTTTGCTGGCCGACCGGCTGGGTTACAGCTGGGCCTTCGCAGCCACGGGCGCGGTGCTCCTGGCCGCCGCGGCAGGCTGGCTGGCCGCGCGGGAGACGGTGCACCGCGAGCCTGCAGACGCCCCCTAAACGCATGTAGGTAGCAGCAGGGGGCGTTCCCAAGACTGGGAACGCCCCCTGCTGCTACCTAGTTGGGAGAGCGACTAGTTCAGGAGGGCGTCGACGAAACCCTCCACCTCGAACGGCGCGAGGTCGTCCGCACCTTCGCCTAGGCCGATGAGCTTCACTGGTACTCCGAGGCTCTTCTGGATGGCGACGACGATGCCGCCCTTCGCGGTTCCGTCCAGCTTGGTCAGCACGATGCCGGTGATGTTGACGACCTCCGCGAAGACCCGCGCCTGGTTGAGCCCGTTCTGGCCGGTGGTGGCGTCCAGCACCAGAAGGACCTCGTCCACCTCGGCCAGCTTCTCCACAACGCGCTTGACCTTGCCGAGCTCGTCCATCAGGCCGACCTTGTTCTGAAGGCGGCCGGCAGTGTCGATCATGACGACGTCGACTTCCTGGTCGATGCCGGCCTTGACGGCCTCGTACGCCACGGATGCCGGGTCCGCACCGTCGATGTCGGATTTCACGGTGGGAACGCCCACGCGCTGTCCCCAGGTGGCCAGCTGCTCTGCCGCGGCGGCACGGAAGGTGTCGGCCGCGCCGAGGATGACG
Protein-coding regions in this window:
- a CDS encoding P-II family nitrogen regulator, coding for MKLITAIVRPEKLESIREGLEAYGVQGLTVSAASGYGRQRGYTEVYRGAEYNVDLLPKIRVEVLATDEQADDILDVIIASSNTGRAGDGKVWTVDVFEAVRVRTGERGVAAI
- a CDS encoding ammonium transporter is translated as MELTAGHVWLMVAAALVLFMTPGLAFFYGGMTRAKAALNMMMMSFISIGMVGVVWVLWGASMSSGEGFLQIVGNPFATFGLEGITTPDGLIKVGYAATFAIITVALISGAIADRAKFGAWSVFVPVWVTLVYCPLAYMVWGGGLFGPEGAIGKALGPAIDFAGGTVVHINAGVAALILVLIIGNRKGFGKDPNHRPHNIPFVMLGAAILWFGWFGFNGGAATTAEQGGLIWVNTLAAPAAAMLGWLVTERVRDGHPTSLGAASGVVAGLVAITPACANVSPVGALGLGVVAGVASALAVGLKFRWGFDDSLDVVGVHLVSGIIGTVALGFIALPADGVGGGLFYGGGFAQLWAQLAAAGIAIAYSAVLTAIIAVAIHKTMGFRVSQEQEAVGVDLSLHAETAYEFGVGGHGGSFQPLHELITGGQTSGTDAVPAGSDGKNTAAATGKESVGA
- a CDS encoding MFS transporter, with protein sequence MSPLPRNAAGKLRFTAVRRADGAPLPRDIKVMLVAAFLIALGFGLVAPVLPQFATTFDVGATAAAVIVSIFALMRLLFAPAGGALIGRLGERPVYVAGLLIVAASTAACAFAQSYWQLLVFRGLGGAGSVMFTVASMALVIRLAPPESRGRVSGAYASAFLIGNVCGPIVGGLLAGFGLRIPFLAYAGALVLAALVVQTQLSHVPGSARGQAAAAPAMKLGEAFGDSAYRAAMLSSFANGWATFGVRMATVPLFAVTALNSGPGAAGWALAVFAAGNALALTVSGRLADSLGRKPMMVAGLVVTGAATAGIGLTQGLGWFLAASMLAGVGAGMLNPAQQAAVADVIGRERSGGPVLAAYQMTSDIGAILGPVLVGLLADRLGYSWAFAATGAVLLAAAAGWLAARETVHREPADAP